The region TGGTCGTACACTGTCACCCCACAGCAATACATCTTGATCTGCCCCGGCTCCAGCGGTTCAAAGGGTTCTTTGCGGCGAGTCAGACTGTTGTAAAACGTTAAGGCCATGGATCCAGCATCGTCGGTTCACCCACCAGTGTACGGCGATCGGGAACCTTCGTGGAGCAATGTTGCCAATTCTCAGCCTAAGCTGCAGTTCGGTTCAGATGGGGGCGATCGCCCCTAGAATCCAGATGGGAATCCAGAAAAGATGGGCAATAATAGGAGCAGCTTCCATCACGATCCCAATGAGTCCCCCGGATGAGATCTATGGTTGCTCCATCCTGGATCATGGCATCATGAAGATGCTTGCATCCATTGTTTGTAATTCACCCTTCTTGACGTTTTTATTCCGACGCTATGACCTCAGTCATCACTCCAACGTCCGCATCGTCCATGGATGACCTCAAGCGAGGCTTACCGGTCACCATCATTACCGGATTCCTGGGCAGTGGCAAAACCACCTTGCTCAACCACATCCTGACCAATCAGGAAGGTCTCAAAACTGCTGTTTTGGTCAACGAATTTGGCGAAATTGGCATCGATAACGACCTGTTGGTGAACACCGGCATGGGTGATGACAGCATGGTGGAGCTGAGCAACGGCTGCATCTGCTGCACCATTAACAATGATTTGATGGATGCAGTCTATCGAGTGCTCGAACGGCAGGATCGCATTGACTATTTGGTGGTGGAAACCACGGGATTAGCCGATCCTTTACCGATCGCTCTCACCTTTTTGGGCACCGAACTGCGTGACCTCACCCGTTTGGATTCGATCGTTACCGTCGTCGATTCGGAAAACTACAGCCTGGATCTCTTCAACAGCCAAGCTGCCCACAACCAAATCGCCTATGCCGATATTTTGCTGCTCAACAAAATCGATCTGGTTGATGACGCAGATCTAGATTTGCTAGAAGTCAAGATTCGGGACGTGAAGCCTGATGCTCGGATCATGCGCACTCGCAATGCTCAAGTGCCTCTGCCCCTGATTCTCAGCGTGGGGCTCTTTGAGTCTGACCAGTACTTTAACCCCGAAGCACCCGCCCAGGATCACAGCCACGACCACGCCGATCACAGCAACTGTGATCATGACCATGGACATTGTGAGCATGACAGCCATGACCATCACGATCATGATCACCATGATCACGGGCACCATGCTCACGATCACCATGCTCATCATTCCGATCACCTAGCGATCGATGGATTTACCTCCATCTCCGTGCAAAGCGATCGCCCCATGTCGATTAAAAAATTCCAGCATTTCCTCGATAACGAGCTACCTAGCAATGTATTTCGGGCCAAGGGCATTCTCTGGTTTGACGAAAGTCCCAAGCGCCACGTCTTCCACCTCAGCGGTCGCCGCTTTACCCTTGATGATACTGAGTGGACGACAACGCCTAAAAATCAACTCGTGCTGATTGGTCAAGATCTCGACCACGACACCTTGCGATCGCAGATTAATGCCTGTTTTTGCCCATCATCGGCAACCCGTGGAAAAGGATTTGGTCGCTAATGCGGGTGCTGCTGCAGCGGGTCACGGCCTCCCAAGTGCGGGTAGACGGTGATGTGGTGGGGCAGATTGGCCGAGGTCTGAACCTGTTGGTGGGCATTGCGCCCAGCGACACCCCGGCAGAATTAGACTGGATGGCCCGCAAGTGTCTCGACCTCCGCATCTTTCCTAGCGACGAATCGGCTAAGGGCGATCGCTCAGTACTTGACTTAGGCGGTGAGCTTTTGGTGGTCAGCCAGTTCACCCTCTATGGCAATTGTCGCAAAGGCCGTCGTCCTTCCTACGATCAAGCAGCTCCACCGGAACAAGCCCAAGTGCTCTATAACCAGTTTGTCGATCGCCTCCGTCAGAGCGGGCTACGGGTGGAAACGGGGCAATTTGGCGCGATGATGCAGGTGTCGATCGAAAACGACGGTCCCGTGACTTTGTGGCTTGAACGTCATGCCATCGATTATGAAGCAGGCTAAGATAGCGGGTGTTGCTGAATCAGTGTACGAATCTCTAGCTAGAAATGCAAAATTTTGCGGGATCATTCGACTATTCTCAGCAACGTCAGATAGCGCTAGCTCATCAGACTGAGGCATGGGTTGATCCAGAACAGACTGCGGGGCCTATACCCTGATCGTATTCGCAGAATTGCGATTATACTTGACCCAATTTCGATAGGATAGAACATCCCTCTCTTCATCATGGTTATAGGCTATGTCTGGGGAGTTCACCATCAATCTTCTAATGAGACGAAGGGCAATTTCCAGCAGAATCTGCCTAATGACCGGTGAAGTGTTGGCGTGACGTGTAAGGAGTGTAAGCTATGTCTGCTGTGCTAAAGCCAAGGGATCACGATCGTGGCGGGCGATCGCCTGCGGGGCGGCAGAGGAGAGGGCGTCAGGATAACGGGGTGCGATCGCTTCATGAATCTTGGCCGACTCGATCTGCAGGTTCATCTCAGTCATCGTCTCCAACGC is a window of Candidatus Obscuribacterales bacterium DNA encoding:
- a CDS encoding GTP-binding protein translates to MTSVITPTSASSMDDLKRGLPVTIITGFLGSGKTTLLNHILTNQEGLKTAVLVNEFGEIGIDNDLLVNTGMGDDSMVELSNGCICCTINNDLMDAVYRVLERQDRIDYLVVETTGLADPLPIALTFLGTELRDLTRLDSIVTVVDSENYSLDLFNSQAAHNQIAYADILLLNKIDLVDDADLDLLEVKIRDVKPDARIMRTRNAQVPLPLILSVGLFESDQYFNPEAPAQDHSHDHADHSNCDHDHGHCEHDSHDHHDHDHHDHGHHAHDHHAHHSDHLAIDGFTSISVQSDRPMSIKKFQHFLDNELPSNVFRAKGILWFDESPKRHVFHLSGRRFTLDDTEWTTTPKNQLVLIGQDLDHDTLRSQINACFCPSSATRGKGFGR
- the dtd gene encoding D-aminoacyl-tRNA deacylase, with translation MRVLLQRVTASQVRVDGDVVGQIGRGLNLLVGIAPSDTPAELDWMARKCLDLRIFPSDESAKGDRSVLDLGGELLVVSQFTLYGNCRKGRRPSYDQAAPPEQAQVLYNQFVDRLRQSGLRVETGQFGAMMQVSIENDGPVTLWLERHAIDYEAG